GATGATGTCGTCCCGGGTCTCGATCCGAACCGTCAGGCTCCATTGCCTCCCTTGAATATGCGGGATTAACTCGGTGCGGCTTTTGAGCAACTGAAGCGACACGAGTCCCTTGCCTTTGCCCGGGGAAACGGTCACCGTCGCTTTTTTCACTTCGTTTCTCAACCACATGATTCCCCGCGTCTCGGCATCGTTCATTCGTCCGATCATCTTGCCGTTTTTCAGGACTGCCGAGCCGATAATGTATGCGAATGCGGCCTGTTTTCCATCGCCAGGCTTGATTTCTACCCAGGGAATGACAGCCGATCTGGATCTTCCCGCCATCATTTCGGCCAGTTCTTTTATCGTAATATTCAGCCCGGTTTCATTTTCGGCCATTTTGCGCAAAGCTTGCGAAACCGAGCGTTCAATCGGCGGATCAAGTTCCAGTATCTCGCTCGCGGGACTCTGACTGACGAAAACATTGGCCCGCTCCCGCGGAATCGGGTGCCTCGTCAAAAATTCCATCGGTTCGGCGAGTCCTTCTTTCGCCAGCCGCTGACCGAATACGAATACTTCGTCCTGGCCCCAAAACACTTTGCGGCTCAACACTTGCTGCAAATGGGATTCCGCATCGGCCATCGATACACCGCAGGAGGAACGAACGACCGACTTGCCGGAACCTCCGCCGGTGTCTGAAGATAAGCTTCCCGATTGTTCGGAGGAAGATGGCGATACCACATATTGCTTAACGGAAAGCTCCAGTTTCCGATCTTCCGTCAAGTCCAATCCACCGGCCGTAAGAATCGCCAAATCGTTTACTTCGGTCCGATCCCAACATCCGGACAGCAGCACCGACGAGACAATCAGCCCCCCCATCAACATAGCACCCGATCTCGTCAATCGTCTGTCTCCCCTTTATGCGGGCCCGGACGTTGACCGGCGGGCTGCCTTCTGGGATTCCACGCCCCCGTCATATGGGGACGTTTGGTCATGAGCCAGCGCGGAGCGCGCCAGAGCACATCGTTCAGACTGCGTGATTGCATCGGGGCCAAGGGAGCCATATACGGAGCGCCGAACGAACGCAGTTTGAACAGGTGATTCAGAATGAGTATGCCCCCCATAATCAATCCCAGCAGCCCAAGAAAGCCGGCAAGCACCATCATAGGGAACCGCAGCAGCCTGATGGCAATGCCGACGGTAAAGCGGGGAGCCATAAACGACGCGACGCCCGTTATGGCCACAACCATTACCATCGGCGCAGAGACGATGCCGGCGGCAATGGCCGCTTGACCGATAACCAGCGCTCCGACAATGCTGACGGCGGTGCCGATTTGCTTCGGCAGCCGCGCGCCGGCTTCGCGCAGCGCTTCAAACATCGATTCCATCAGCAATGCTTCGACAATGGCGGGAAACGGGATTTGCTCCCGGGATCTGGCCATTGTGATCAACAGAGCGTTCGGTATCATTTCCTGATGGTAAGTAATAACCGCTATGTAGAAAGACGGACCCAGCAAGGAGATCAAAAAGAACAAATAGCGCAGCCAGCGTATGGCGGTACCGACAACATACCGCTCGTAGTAATCTTCCGGAGACTGCAGCAAGGAGTAAAAGGTGATCGGCGCAATCAGCACGCTGGGCGTACCGTCGATGAGCACGACGACATGTCCTTCGAGCAAGTAAGCGCTCGCCACGTCCGGCCTTTCGGTAGAGAGCAATTGCGGGAACGGGGAGAACGGGTTGTCCTCAATCAATTCCTCAATGTACGCGCTCTCCAAAATGCCATCGATCTCGATTCGTTGCAGACGGCTTGTGACTTCTTCTACCAAGGAAGGGGCTGCAACCCCCTCCAGATAGGCGAGCGCAATCTGCGTACGCGTATAAGTCCCCATATGCATCGTGACGATTTTGAGATGAGGGGTTCGGATTTTACGCCGCAACAGAGCCGTATTGGTGCGAAGCGACTCGATGAACCCTTCCCGAGGGCCGCGCAACACCGATTCGGCGGACGGCTCGTCGATGGCCCGTTTTTCCCATTTCGGCAAGCCGATTGCCAGTCCGTGAGGCTCGCATTCCATCAGCAATACGGGATTTCCGCCGGATATTTCTTCAATCACTTCGGCTGTCGTATCCACTTTTTTTATCGAGGAAACAGCGATTTTTCCGCGAATATCCGCCAGCGTGCAATCCATGGGGAGATCCCGCTGCAACGGAGCGAGCACATGTTGATCCACTTCTTCGATATGAACGAGACCGTCGATATAAACGAGCATAGCTTCCATGCAATTGCCTATGCAGAACTCGTGAAAAATCACATCTGAACAACGGGTATACAAGCGCTGAAGCGCATGAACATTCTCGGACAGATTTGCGGAAAGAACCTGATCGACTTGCCGATTTTCTTCCTGATGTGCTAAGCGTTCGACCTCGCTCTGATCGGAGCGCGGGCGGCGGCTCCAAAATCCTTTCGTCTTCCCCATTACGATCCCCTCATATTTCAATTCCATTTTATTGTTGACAATATGTTCCCTTTTTAATCAGTGTCAATGAGGGGAGCAAACACTAAAAAAATCCCGATCTCCATCGGATGATCGGGACTTGCAGTCATACTTTGAACTTGCCGACTAACGCTTTCAGGGAATCCGACATTTCGCCAAGCTGGCGAGCGGTTTGCAGCATTTCC
The window above is part of the Paenibacillus hamazuiensis genome. Proteins encoded here:
- a CDS encoding Ger(x)C family spore germination protein — translated: MTRSGAMLMGGLIVSSVLLSGCWDRTEVNDLAILTAGGLDLTEDRKLELSVKQYVVSPSSSEQSGSLSSDTGGGSGKSVVRSSCGVSMADAESHLQQVLSRKVFWGQDEVFVFGQRLAKEGLAEPMEFLTRHPIPRERANVFVSQSPASEILELDPPIERSVSQALRKMAENETGLNITIKELAEMMAGRSRSAVIPWVEIKPGDGKQAAFAYIIGSAVLKNGKMIGRMNDAETRGIMWLRNEVKKATVTVSPGKGKGLVSLQLLKSRTELIPHIQGRQWSLTVRIETRDDIIENTSDLDLSVPDHISELERELEDDIKRRIQMALKRAQKEMKADIFNFADAFYRKYPREWNRNKDRWDDLYSHLEVNVQAKVKVVRPGMTNKSIFKPEQR
- a CDS encoding spore germination protein: MGKTKGFWSRRPRSDQSEVERLAHQEENRQVDQVLSANLSENVHALQRLYTRCSDVIFHEFCIGNCMEAMLVYIDGLVHIEEVDQHVLAPLQRDLPMDCTLADIRGKIAVSSIKKVDTTAEVIEEISGGNPVLLMECEPHGLAIGLPKWEKRAIDEPSAESVLRGPREGFIESLRTNTALLRRKIRTPHLKIVTMHMGTYTRTQIALAYLEGVAAPSLVEEVTSRLQRIEIDGILESAYIEELIEDNPFSPFPQLLSTERPDVASAYLLEGHVVVLIDGTPSVLIAPITFYSLLQSPEDYYERYVVGTAIRWLRYLFFLISLLGPSFYIAVITYHQEMIPNALLITMARSREQIPFPAIVEALLMESMFEALREAGARLPKQIGTAVSIVGALVIGQAAIAAGIVSAPMVMVVAITGVASFMAPRFTVGIAIRLLRFPMMVLAGFLGLLGLIMGGILILNHLFKLRSFGAPYMAPLAPMQSRSLNDVLWRAPRWLMTKRPHMTGAWNPRRQPAGQRPGPHKGETDD